In Miscanthus floridulus cultivar M001 chromosome 5, ASM1932011v1, whole genome shotgun sequence, one genomic interval encodes:
- the LOC136449737 gene encoding uncharacterized protein: MPHLAATPPTSSAAVVPTAQATAAGRVAFRRPWNTPRLRVRARGVRREDGGGGVRTEEQEQTASRTFYNLLGISAEGSPDEVRVAYRRLALKYHPDVSPPGAAAENTRRFIEVQEAYETLSDPSRRASYDRALARGVCRLAFSGRRSQSHRAYYHHHHHQQEERIWLEKVLGRPDCRAEEEEHDKGFRREPVVGRSYAEKGRGIISRRGTISRVYGGSNDVQMGLLENLQRPVMGNV; this comes from the exons ATGCCCCACCTCGCCGCCACTCCCCCCACTTCGTCCGCCGCCGTGGTCCCCACCGCGCAGGCCACGGCCGCGGGCCGCGTCGCGTTCCGGCGCCCGTGGAACACGCCGCGCCTGCGCGTGCGCGCGCGGGGCGTCAGGCgtgaggacggcggcggcggcgtgcgcacggaggagcaggagcagacgGCATCGCGGACGTTCTACAACCTGCTCGGGATCTCGGCGGAGGGGAGCCCCGACGAGGTCCGGGTGGCCTACAGGCGGCTGGCGCTCAAGTACCACCCGGACGTGTCCCCGCCGGGCGCCGCGGCGGAGAACACCCGCCGCTTCATCGAGGTGCAGGAGGCCTACGAGACGCTCTCCGACCCGAGCCGCCGCGCCAGCTACGACCGCGCGCTCGCCCGCGGCGTCTGCCGCCTCGCCTTCTCCGGGCGCCGTTCCCAATCCCACCGCgcctactaccaccaccaccaccaccag CAGGAAGAGAGAATCTGGCTGGAGAAGGTCCTGGGAAGACCAGATTGCAGAGCTGAAGAGGAGGAGCACGACAAAGGATTCAGAAGAGAACCTGTCGTGGGGCGCTCGTATGCGGAGAAGGGCCGAGGCATCATCAGCAGAAGAG GCACGATTAGTAGGGTATATGGTGGATCTAATGATGTCCAGATGGGCCTGTTGGAAAACCTGCAGCGACCTGTTATGGGTAATGTGTAG